One Brevibacterium spongiae DNA segment encodes these proteins:
- a CDS encoding GNAT family N-acetyltransferase encodes MLTPSTADLPDIIATTASWQREGLPVQVHPGDLGWYQRFGADALAGALRVWTIGDEIAAIGFLDETELIRMAIAPDHADDKTIADAIVSDLVGDLSDLLPAGTGIAEARFGPALQTALAEAGWTSDEPWTLLHRSLDDPIPPVSLTIDVVEPGNIDDRITVEASAFPGASLTHDRWQDMAAGCAYRQARCLVGYTSDGEAAGATTVWSAGPGRPGIIEPLGVHSDHRGLGFGVDMARAAAAALRDMGASSITVATPSSNTAAVAAYRSAGMSILGEVMDFRRPDHIRSERIR; translated from the coding sequence ATGCTGACACCTTCCACAGCCGACCTGCCTGACATCATCGCCACGACAGCCTCCTGGCAGCGCGAAGGACTTCCAGTGCAGGTCCACCCCGGCGACCTGGGGTGGTACCAGCGATTCGGCGCCGACGCCCTGGCCGGCGCACTGCGTGTGTGGACGATCGGTGATGAGATCGCCGCCATCGGGTTCCTCGACGAAACCGAACTCATCCGCATGGCCATTGCCCCCGACCACGCCGATGATAAGACGATCGCCGACGCTATCGTGTCCGACCTCGTCGGCGATCTGTCCGATCTGCTCCCTGCCGGCACAGGCATCGCCGAAGCCCGTTTCGGGCCGGCCCTGCAGACCGCCCTCGCCGAGGCGGGATGGACATCCGACGAACCGTGGACCCTGCTGCACCGATCGTTGGACGACCCGATCCCGCCTGTGTCCCTGACGATCGACGTCGTCGAACCAGGGAACATCGACGACCGCATCACAGTCGAAGCCTCCGCGTTCCCCGGCGCCTCACTGACTCACGACCGCTGGCAGGACATGGCCGCCGGTTGCGCCTATCGGCAGGCGCGATGCCTCGTCGGGTACACCAGTGACGGCGAAGCGGCCGGAGCGACGACCGTCTGGTCAGCTGGACCTGGTCGGCCCGGCATCATCGAACCCCTGGGCGTGCACAGCGACCACAGGGGGCTCGGCTTCGGCGTCGACATGGCGCGCGCCGCCGCCGCTGCGCTGCGCGACATGGGAGCCTCGAGCATCACCGTGGCCACCCCATCATCGAACACCGCCGCCGTCGCCGCATATCGGTCGGCCGGGATGAGCATCCTCGGCGAGGTCATGGACTTCCGCCGTCCTGACCATATTCGGTCCGAGCGGATCAGGTGA
- a CDS encoding phage tail protein — translation MPIDAVSFTDVTTEGLESSPVAEALAGLRANESRYFSTKYKHTFTVAPAAESPEALAWVEEILASERDIVPTSPALEVSINDVDGIFWVHVFYESGLAINVLWTRADDGKRAVGFKLSQGMDVPPELSAFKFARQKSKLAGEIRGSFFKIKGDHPLPS, via the coding sequence ATGCCAATCGATGCTGTGTCATTCACCGACGTCACCACCGAAGGTCTCGAGTCCTCCCCCGTCGCCGAGGCGCTCGCCGGCCTGCGTGCCAACGAGTCGCGGTACTTCTCCACCAAGTACAAGCACACGTTCACCGTCGCCCCGGCTGCTGAGTCCCCGGAGGCACTGGCGTGGGTTGAGGAGATCCTCGCCTCCGAACGAGACATCGTTCCCACTTCGCCGGCCCTCGAGGTCAGCATCAACGATGTGGACGGCATCTTCTGGGTGCACGTCTTCTACGAATCGGGGCTGGCGATCAACGTGCTCTGGACCCGCGCGGACGACGGAAAACGCGCAGTCGGCTTCAAACTTTCGCAAGGTATGGATGTGCCGCCCGAGCTCTCAGCATTCAAGTTCGCCCGTCAGAAGTCGAAGCTCGCAGGAGAGATCCGCGGTTCGTTCTTCAAGATCAAGGGAGACCATCCCCTGCCGTCGTGA
- a CDS encoding DUF1801 domain-containing protein → MTTKDEKNLSQVIDKIAKMDEPERSLMQRVHEIIVTVAPGLKPRIWYGMPAYALSASTPALVTLRNDERVNLALTEKVELTPAGGSDGTLMPAAWYFETIDEAAEDRIAEIVRTATS, encoded by the coding sequence ATGACGACCAAAGACGAGAAGAACCTGTCCCAGGTGATCGACAAGATCGCAAAGATGGACGAACCGGAACGATCGCTCATGCAGCGAGTGCACGAGATCATCGTGACCGTCGCCCCTGGTCTCAAGCCGCGGATCTGGTACGGCATGCCGGCCTACGCCCTATCCGCGAGCACTCCTGCGCTGGTGACACTGCGCAATGACGAGCGCGTCAACCTCGCCCTCACCGAGAAGGTCGAACTCACCCCGGCCGGCGGTTCCGACGGAACGCTGATGCCCGCCGCCTGGTATTTCGAGACCATCGACGAAGCCGCCGAGGACCGCATTGCGGAGATCGTCAGGACGGCCACCTCCTGA
- a CDS encoding YtoQ family protein produces MSFSVYLSGEIHTEWREEIERGAEAAGLDIEFTAPVTDHPASDAAGDHLGENGSSFWRDHQSAKINAIRTRTLIEKADVVVVRFGDKYKQWNAAFDAGYCAALGTPYVTLHDADIVHPLKEVDAEAKAWCQTTDQVVETLRYVLTA; encoded by the coding sequence ATGAGTTTCTCCGTCTACCTGTCCGGTGAGATCCATACCGAGTGGCGCGAAGAAATCGAGCGCGGCGCCGAGGCGGCCGGCCTGGATATCGAATTCACCGCACCCGTGACCGACCATCCCGCCAGCGATGCGGCCGGTGATCACCTCGGGGAGAACGGCAGCTCATTCTGGCGAGACCACCAGTCGGCGAAGATCAACGCCATCCGCACGCGGACCCTGATCGAAAAGGCCGATGTGGTCGTCGTGCGCTTCGGTGACAAGTACAAACAGTGGAACGCCGCCTTCGACGCCGGATACTGTGCGGCGCTCGGCACTCCTTATGTGACTCTCCACGATGCTGACATCGTTCACCCGCTCAAGGAAGTCGATGCCGAAGCAAAGGCCTGGTGCCAGACGACCGATCAGGTGGTCGAGACTCTGCGCTACGTTCTCACAGCCTGA
- a CDS encoding winged helix-turn-helix transcriptional regulator, with translation MPAEPRSGCAINAAVEVLGDNWSLIVLRDIIFGNRRHFRELLTLNDEGIASNVLASRLKKLVDEGLLTKAEAVRGQRAEYSLTEAGIQTLPVMVALGTWGMTHRETSPELTIRSRLMAEDPQLVAELMDELREIHLGVPRPDPQSPRASERLQAAFEAEVADS, from the coding sequence ATGCCTGCTGAACCGCGCTCGGGGTGTGCCATCAATGCCGCTGTCGAAGTTCTGGGGGACAACTGGTCGCTCATCGTCCTGCGCGACATCATCTTCGGCAATCGGCGGCATTTCCGCGAGCTCCTCACACTCAATGATGAGGGCATCGCCTCGAACGTGCTTGCCAGCAGGCTGAAGAAGCTCGTTGATGAAGGGCTTCTGACCAAGGCGGAGGCCGTGCGTGGGCAGAGGGCCGAATATTCCCTCACCGAGGCGGGCATCCAGACCCTGCCGGTCATGGTCGCCCTCGGGACCTGGGGAATGACCCACAGGGAGACCTCCCCGGAACTGACGATCCGATCCCGGCTGATGGCCGAGGACCCTCAGCTCGTCGCCGAGCTCATGGACGAGCTGCGGGAGATCCACCTCGGCGTTCCGCGCCCCGACCCGCAATCGCCGCGCGCCTCCGAGCGACTGCAGGCAGCCTTCGAAGCGGAGGTCGCCGACAGCTGA
- a CDS encoding heavy metal translocating P-type ATPase gives MSAACGCGDPETIVGEAAEQEHERPWWRDREIMIPVCSGVALGIGLALEWTGAETPALVVFWIGLLLGASTFTPGAIRKLFKGKLGISLLMTISAVGAVILGYVEEAAALAFLYSIAEALEDKAMDRARVGLRALLSLVPETSTIRRGGESVEIAAEDLTIGHLMLIRPGERIATDGIVRTGRSSLDTSAITGESIPVEVEPGDAVSAGAINTAGALEVEASAAGTDNSLTTIVELVERAQTEKGNRARLADRIARPLVPGVLILAALVAVIGALLGVPQLWITRALVVLVAASPCALAIAVPLTVVAAIGSASKFGVIIKSGAAFERFGTIRHVALDKTGTLTRNEPTVTAVLTADGVTEAQVLAWAAALEQHSTHPLASAITAAAPGVPAAEDVTEQAGHGVEGTVDGARITVGSPRWLDSGMLGDQITGLEEQGMTVVIVHRDDVPVAAIGVRDELRPGVREVVHTLAAQGIGVTMLTGDNPRTARALAAQAGIGDVRAELRPEDKAAAIRELGRKGAVAMIGDGINDAPALAAADVGIAMGATGSDAAIESADLAFTGHDLHLIPRAFDHARRGRRIINQNIILSLLIITALLPLALFGVLGLAAVVFVHEIAEVIVILNGLRAARTRKEQHT, from the coding sequence ATGAGCGCGGCCTGCGGCTGCGGCGACCCTGAGACCATCGTCGGTGAAGCAGCAGAGCAGGAGCACGAACGCCCGTGGTGGCGAGACCGTGAGATCATGATCCCCGTCTGCTCCGGTGTCGCTTTGGGCATCGGCCTTGCTCTCGAATGGACGGGCGCGGAGACGCCAGCGCTGGTGGTGTTCTGGATCGGTCTGCTGCTTGGCGCGTCGACCTTCACCCCTGGAGCGATCCGCAAGCTGTTCAAGGGCAAGCTGGGAATCAGCCTGCTGATGACGATCAGCGCGGTCGGAGCGGTGATCCTCGGCTATGTCGAGGAGGCCGCTGCCTTGGCATTCCTCTATTCGATCGCCGAGGCGTTGGAAGACAAAGCGATGGACCGTGCCCGCGTAGGGCTGCGGGCGCTGCTCAGCCTCGTCCCAGAAACCTCCACCATCCGCCGAGGCGGCGAATCGGTTGAAATCGCCGCGGAGGACTTGACCATCGGGCACCTCATGCTCATACGCCCGGGGGAGCGAATCGCGACAGACGGCATCGTTCGAACAGGACGCTCCAGTCTCGACACGTCCGCGATCACCGGTGAGTCGATCCCGGTCGAAGTCGAGCCCGGCGATGCCGTGTCGGCCGGAGCGATCAACACGGCAGGTGCGCTGGAGGTCGAGGCGAGCGCGGCGGGCACTGACAACTCGCTGACCACGATCGTCGAACTGGTGGAGCGGGCGCAGACGGAGAAGGGGAACCGCGCTCGCCTTGCCGACCGCATCGCCCGACCGCTGGTGCCCGGGGTACTCATCCTCGCGGCTCTCGTCGCTGTGATCGGGGCGCTGCTCGGCGTCCCGCAGCTGTGGATCACCCGCGCGCTGGTTGTGCTCGTCGCGGCGTCCCCGTGCGCATTGGCCATCGCGGTGCCGCTGACCGTGGTGGCCGCGATCGGTTCCGCGAGCAAGTTCGGCGTGATCATCAAGTCCGGCGCTGCGTTCGAACGATTCGGGACAATCCGCCACGTGGCCCTGGACAAGACCGGCACACTGACCCGCAACGAGCCCACCGTGACCGCGGTCCTCACCGCGGATGGCGTAACCGAAGCACAAGTTCTGGCGTGGGCTGCGGCGCTCGAGCAGCACAGCACACATCCTCTCGCGTCCGCGATCACCGCCGCCGCGCCGGGGGTTCCGGCAGCCGAGGACGTGACCGAACAGGCAGGTCACGGCGTCGAAGGCACGGTCGACGGGGCACGAATCACAGTGGGCAGTCCCCGTTGGCTCGACTCCGGCATGCTCGGCGACCAGATCACGGGCCTGGAAGAGCAGGGCATGACCGTGGTGATCGTCCATCGCGACGACGTCCCGGTCGCCGCAATAGGCGTCCGCGACGAGCTGCGCCCCGGGGTCCGTGAGGTCGTCCACACGCTCGCCGCCCAGGGCATCGGGGTCACGATGCTCACCGGAGACAACCCCCGCACCGCTCGCGCCCTGGCAGCGCAGGCCGGGATCGGCGACGTGCGTGCCGAACTGCGGCCCGAGGACAAAGCCGCAGCGATCAGAGAACTCGGCCGGAAGGGAGCAGTGGCGATGATCGGTGACGGGATCAATGACGCCCCGGCCCTCGCCGCGGCGGATGTCGGCATCGCGATGGGCGCGACAGGCTCCGACGCCGCGATCGAGTCCGCGGACCTCGCCTTCACCGGCCACGACCTGCACCTGATCCCGCGCGCGTTCGACCATGCCCGCCGAGGACGCCGCATCATCAACCAGAACATCATTCTGTCGCTCCTGATCATCACAGCCTTGCTGCCGCTCGCACTCTTCGGTGTCCTGGGGCTTGCCGCTGTGGTGTTCGTCCACGAGATCGCAGAGGTGATCGTGATTCTCAACGGCCTGCGCGCTGCACGGACCCGAAAGGAACAGCACACATGA
- a CDS encoding alpha/beta fold hydrolase yields the protein MALYEIEFTSHNDRDTIFGWLHTPTTEPHAVVHIIHGLGEHSRRYLHLITALLDAGFAVVADDHSGHGRTAMQSGIWVDAGDEAARVVVADELTLQRKAREILPDLPYVVFGHSWGSMIARVMASDPASRLDGLALCGVAAQMRGIDQTIDRDELAEAATGDRRAEPAAEHLVGQLFDGFIERFGPDAGPTAWVALDDDVVADHGRDPFNNFGAPMSARFLQGFVDVYDAANADDWYQTIPTGLPVLILAGDQDPVANYGEGAYHVANRLRTTGHSDVRTRVFTGVRHEVHNEPTTRDEAEAETVDFATRVTARQ from the coding sequence TTGGCCCTGTACGAAATCGAGTTCACCTCCCACAACGACCGCGACACGATCTTCGGCTGGCTCCATACGCCGACCACCGAACCACACGCCGTCGTCCACATCATCCATGGCCTCGGCGAGCACTCCCGCCGCTACCTCCACCTCATCACCGCCCTCCTCGACGCCGGATTCGCGGTCGTCGCCGATGACCATTCCGGTCACGGCCGGACGGCCATGCAGTCAGGAATCTGGGTCGATGCCGGCGACGAGGCTGCCCGAGTCGTCGTCGCCGACGAACTGACGCTGCAGCGCAAGGCCCGTGAGATCCTGCCCGACCTGCCGTATGTCGTGTTCGGCCACAGCTGGGGATCGATGATCGCCCGAGTCATGGCCTCCGACCCGGCGAGTCGCCTCGACGGGCTCGCCCTGTGCGGAGTCGCCGCGCAGATGCGCGGGATCGACCAGACCATCGACCGGGACGAACTCGCCGAGGCGGCCACCGGCGACCGTCGTGCAGAACCGGCAGCCGAACATCTGGTGGGCCAGCTCTTCGACGGATTCATCGAACGCTTCGGCCCGGACGCCGGTCCCACCGCGTGGGTGGCCCTCGACGACGATGTCGTCGCCGACCATGGGCGCGACCCGTTCAACAACTTCGGCGCGCCGATGAGCGCCCGATTCCTCCAGGGGTTCGTCGACGTCTACGATGCAGCCAACGCCGACGACTGGTACCAGACGATCCCGACCGGCCTGCCCGTGCTCATCCTCGCCGGAGATCAGGACCCCGTGGCGAACTACGGTGAAGGCGCCTATCACGTCGCCAATCGACTCCGAACGACCGGCCATAGTGATGTGCGCACACGCGTCTTCACCGGAGTCCGCCACGAAGTGCACAACGAACCGACCACCCGCGACGAGGCGGAGGCAGAGACCGTCGATTTCGCCACCCGAGTCACAGCTCGACAATGA
- a CDS encoding nucleoside deaminase, with product MMTMAHLDLNDDDRRHLERCVDLARIALDAGDEPFGSVLVSADGRELFADRNRVAGGDHTRHPEFEIARWAAAHLAPNERSESTVYTSGEHCPMCSAAHAWVGLGRIVFASSSEQLTAWQQEWGIAAGPVLPLPIRAVAPGIEVAGPDPELSERVRALQARLHGVEP from the coding sequence ATGATGACCATGGCACACCTCGATCTCAATGATGATGACCGCAGACACCTCGAACGCTGTGTGGATCTGGCACGCATTGCACTCGATGCCGGTGACGAACCCTTCGGCTCCGTGCTCGTCTCCGCCGACGGCCGCGAACTCTTCGCCGATCGCAACCGCGTCGCAGGAGGCGACCACACCCGCCATCCCGAGTTCGAAATCGCGCGCTGGGCGGCAGCGCACCTGGCCCCGAATGAGCGGTCGGAATCGACCGTGTACACCTCGGGCGAACACTGCCCGATGTGCTCGGCCGCCCACGCCTGGGTCGGACTCGGGCGCATCGTCTTTGCCAGCAGCAGCGAACAGCTCACCGCTTGGCAGCAGGAATGGGGTATCGCAGCCGGCCCGGTTCTCCCGTTGCCGATCCGCGCGGTCGCACCCGGAATCGAAGTCGCCGGACCCGACCCGGAACTCAGCGAACGCGTGCGAGCCCTGCAGGCTCGGCTGCACGGGGTCGAACCCTGA
- the arfB gene encoding alternative ribosome rescue aminoacyl-tRNA hydrolase ArfB, translating to MDGDLRVPAGPGIPAGLIVPAAELTEQFSRSSGPGGQHVNTSDSRVQLSLDLATASFLSETQRERVIQALAPRLSGTVLTVASEKQRSQLKNRQDARIRLAQLLRDALAPPTPRRATKPSRNSRRRRVRTEQRRSEIKRNRRKPRPD from the coding sequence ATGGACGGCGATCTGCGTGTCCCGGCGGGGCCCGGGATCCCTGCCGGACTCATCGTGCCCGCCGCCGAACTCACCGAACAGTTCTCCCGCTCATCGGGCCCAGGCGGCCAACATGTCAACACCTCGGATTCCCGAGTGCAGCTGAGCCTGGATCTGGCGACGGCTTCGTTCCTCTCCGAGACTCAGCGCGAGCGCGTCATACAAGCCTTGGCGCCGAGGCTATCCGGCACGGTGCTCACCGTGGCCTCGGAGAAGCAGCGATCACAGCTGAAGAACCGACAGGACGCGCGTATCCGCCTGGCGCAGCTGCTCCGAGACGCGCTCGCGCCCCCGACTCCACGGCGAGCGACGAAACCCTCGCGCAATTCCCGCCGTCGCCGCGTCCGAACCGAGCAGCGCCGGTCGGAGATCAAACGCAATCGGCGCAAGCCCCGTCCTGACTGA
- a CDS encoding VOC family protein codes for MFTGLMANIVVTGEKEATEWYSRLFERQPDGTPMAGLAQWCFDEKFGIQIWEDPQRAGGSNVVIDVDDLDKVAERLRAAGIDHDEPSPGGGQRILPVTDPDGNQVVFFGE; via the coding sequence ATGTTCACAGGACTCATGGCCAATATCGTTGTCACCGGCGAGAAGGAAGCGACCGAATGGTATTCCCGACTCTTCGAAAGACAGCCGGACGGCACACCGATGGCGGGCCTGGCCCAATGGTGCTTCGACGAGAAGTTCGGCATCCAGATCTGGGAAGACCCGCAGCGGGCCGGAGGCTCCAATGTGGTCATCGACGTGGACGACCTCGACAAGGTGGCTGAGCGTCTGCGTGCGGCCGGAATCGACCACGACGAGCCGAGCCCCGGTGGCGGACAGCGCATCCTCCCGGTCACTGACCCGGATGGAAACCAGGTGGTGTTCTTCGGTGAATGA
- a CDS encoding SDR family oxidoreductase, with protein MSDSARVVILGGHGKIALLAAPKLKTAGFAVDSVIRNPDQSADIEAAGANPVVLDIETADTQALADTFAGAQAVVFSAGAGGGNPERTKAVDLEAAKRSVDAAGQAGVKRFVMVSYASASVDLDRVDPESSFYPYVQAKHGADEHLRASGLDFTILGPGGLTLEPSSGKVLVADAAGDLDGQKPADDVRVTSRDLVADVITHVISESAAVRETVNFYDGQTPIAEAIR; from the coding sequence ATGTCTGATTCAGCTCGTGTAGTCATTCTCGGCGGCCATGGGAAGATCGCCCTCCTGGCCGCACCCAAGCTCAAGACCGCAGGATTCGCGGTCGACTCCGTGATCCGCAACCCCGACCAGTCGGCCGATATCGAGGCCGCCGGAGCGAACCCGGTTGTCCTCGACATCGAGACTGCCGATACCCAGGCGCTCGCCGACACCTTCGCCGGAGCCCAGGCTGTCGTGTTCTCCGCCGGTGCCGGCGGCGGCAATCCGGAGCGGACGAAGGCCGTCGACCTCGAAGCCGCCAAGCGCTCCGTCGACGCCGCCGGTCAGGCAGGGGTCAAGCGCTTCGTCATGGTCTCCTATGCCAGCGCGAGCGTGGACCTCGACCGGGTCGATCCCGAGAGCTCGTTCTATCCGTACGTGCAGGCCAAGCACGGTGCCGACGAGCACCTGCGGGCCAGCGGACTCGACTTCACGATCCTCGGACCCGGCGGACTGACCCTCGAACCGTCCAGCGGCAAGGTCCTCGTCGCCGATGCCGCGGGTGACCTCGACGGACAGAAGCCGGCAGACGATGTGCGGGTGACGTCCCGTGACCTCGTCGCCGATGTCATCACCCACGTCATCTCCGAATCGGCGGCGGTGCGTGAGACGGTGAATTTCTACGACGGGCAGACTCCCATCGCCGAGGCGATCCGCTGA
- a CDS encoding dihydrofolate reductase family protein has product MAKSCVNNLFVSLDGFAAGEFVTLDQPIGKAQALFSFFDGRGIEGVDKVDAPVTADRALFAMWGQGIGAEIMGRKKFGPQTGPWTDDGWRGWWGEEPPFKTPCFVLTHHPREPMEFDNGTSFHFIDASPAEALAEATAAADGLNVRIGGGPSMVKQFLAAGLIDFLHIVVVPVTLGRGVSLWEGLDGVEEGFTIESLTTASGLTHQLWNRRG; this is encoded by the coding sequence ATGGCCAAATCATGTGTCAACAATCTCTTCGTCTCTCTCGACGGCTTCGCGGCCGGAGAGTTCGTCACTCTCGACCAGCCCATCGGCAAGGCGCAGGCACTGTTCTCGTTCTTCGACGGGCGCGGAATCGAGGGCGTCGACAAGGTCGATGCTCCCGTGACCGCGGATCGCGCGCTGTTCGCGATGTGGGGGCAGGGCATCGGCGCCGAGATCATGGGTCGGAAGAAGTTCGGACCCCAGACGGGGCCCTGGACCGACGACGGGTGGCGCGGCTGGTGGGGTGAGGAACCGCCGTTCAAGACTCCCTGCTTCGTCCTCACCCATCACCCCCGCGAACCCATGGAGTTCGACAACGGGACGAGCTTCCATTTCATCGATGCCTCCCCCGCCGAGGCTCTCGCCGAGGCGACCGCCGCGGCTGACGGTCTCAACGTGCGCATCGGCGGTGGCCCTTCGATGGTCAAGCAGTTCCTGGCCGCCGGTCTCATCGATTTCCTGCACATCGTGGTCGTCCCGGTCACTCTCGGGCGCGGGGTCTCCCTCTGGGAGGGTCTTGACGGGGTGGAGGAGGGCTTCACGATCGAATCGCTGACCACGGCGAGCGGCTTGACCCATCAGCTGTGGAATCGCCGAGGCTGA
- a CDS encoding alpha/beta hydrolase has translation MTDSTSSQRHPIPGGAAKMLWTVVLVLVLALGAIAVIIGLASLIPGLGPLSAAASKFAPTVAPIVALAGIIVLVVGILAARRGYRRTGTIAASLGGIGMVANIAVVMILISAITSAGGAVNLFTATFWLSAMDAAKPDRQEVYETTESGDDLSLSIYEPEGVSGPAPTIMFVHGGGWIAGDPDASSSELRELADHGYVVVSVEYELATQNNATWQSAPSQVACAATWIQDHADTLGADMERLAFWAESSGGNMVANTAGAAAEGVAESSCGGKVPVPAAVVADYPAFDVTGLYENAPAGPGAGTGTRIFATSFTGGTPEEFPKRYAAVNPLSHLSASAPPMLVMTAMRDDVITPADQLAWADAARDRGVDVETVEIPLSNHAYPQPAKNSIGSQGHLSIAEAYLSERLR, from the coding sequence ATGACCGACAGCACGAGTTCGCAACGTCACCCGATACCAGGGGGCGCCGCGAAGATGCTCTGGACGGTCGTGCTCGTCCTTGTCCTTGCCCTCGGCGCGATCGCCGTGATCATCGGACTCGCATCGCTTATTCCCGGGCTTGGTCCCCTCAGCGCCGCTGCGTCTAAGTTTGCGCCCACCGTGGCACCGATCGTTGCTCTGGCGGGAATCATCGTGCTCGTCGTCGGAATCCTGGCAGCACGGAGAGGCTATCGACGCACCGGCACCATTGCAGCCTCGCTCGGTGGAATCGGCATGGTCGCGAATATCGCGGTCGTCATGATTCTCATCAGCGCAATCACTTCGGCCGGTGGAGCGGTGAACCTCTTCACCGCAACATTCTGGCTCTCCGCGATGGACGCGGCGAAGCCCGATCGTCAGGAAGTGTACGAGACGACCGAGTCCGGGGACGATCTGTCCCTGTCCATCTACGAACCCGAGGGGGTCAGTGGCCCCGCACCGACGATCATGTTCGTCCATGGAGGCGGCTGGATCGCAGGCGACCCGGACGCATCGAGCTCCGAGCTTCGTGAGCTCGCCGACCACGGCTACGTGGTCGTGTCGGTCGAGTACGAACTCGCCACCCAGAACAACGCGACCTGGCAGAGCGCGCCTTCACAGGTAGCGTGTGCGGCGACGTGGATACAGGACCACGCAGACACACTCGGTGCCGATATGGAACGACTCGCATTCTGGGCTGAGAGCTCCGGAGGCAACATGGTCGCCAACACTGCCGGCGCCGCTGCCGAAGGCGTCGCCGAGTCGTCGTGTGGTGGGAAAGTTCCTGTTCCGGCGGCGGTCGTCGCCGACTACCCGGCGTTCGACGTGACTGGTCTCTACGAGAACGCCCCCGCCGGCCCGGGTGCAGGCACCGGCACGCGCATCTTTGCGACCAGTTTCACGGGCGGCACTCCCGAGGAATTCCCGAAGCGCTACGCCGCGGTGAATCCCCTCTCCCACCTCTCTGCCTCCGCTCCGCCGATGTTGGTGATGACGGCGATGCGTGATGACGTCATCACACCCGCCGACCAGCTCGCATGGGCTGACGCCGCCCGCGACCGCGGGGTCGACGTGGAGACCGTGGAGATCCCACTGTCGAATCATGCGTATCCGCAGCCGGCGAAGAACTCCATCGGCAGCCAGGGACACCTGAGCATCGCAGAGGCTTATCTTTCCGAGCGACTTCGCTAG
- a CDS encoding 1-acyl-sn-glycerol-3-phosphate acyltransferase, protein MIRRLLARAFWTFSKWKLVTEPAPNRPTILIGAPHTSNWDFAVMLAIAWRLRVDVHWLGKHSLFTGWRGPIMRGLGGIPVDRTDPSKIVAEVVDRVRAGEVFALVITPDGTRGGHTHWKSGFHRIAMSTGMPVTFGYLDSVTRTTGLGPTVEMTGDIGADMDRIREFYADKHGIRPQQQITPRLREEGAAGDDREGETEQS, encoded by the coding sequence ATGATCCGACGCCTCCTCGCCCGCGCCTTCTGGACTTTCAGCAAGTGGAAGCTCGTCACCGAGCCCGCACCGAACCGACCGACCATCCTCATCGGGGCACCGCACACCTCGAATTGGGATTTCGCGGTCATGCTCGCGATCGCCTGGCGCCTGCGCGTCGACGTCCACTGGCTGGGCAAGCATTCGCTGTTCACCGGGTGGCGCGGACCGATCATGCGCGGCCTCGGAGGGATCCCCGTCGACCGAACCGATCCCAGCAAGATCGTCGCCGAGGTGGTCGACCGTGTCCGTGCCGGTGAGGTCTTCGCCCTCGTCATCACCCCCGACGGCACCCGCGGCGGGCACACGCATTGGAAGTCCGGGTTCCATCGCATCGCTATGTCGACCGGAATGCCTGTGACCTTCGGGTATCTGGATTCCGTCACCCGCACGACGGGGCTGGGCCCGACCGTGGAGATGACCGGGGACATCGGCGCCGATATGGACCGGATCCGCGAGTTCTATGCCGATAAGCACGGCATCCGTCCGCAGCAGCAGATCACGCCGAGGCTGCGCGAAGAGGGTGCTGCCGGTGACGATCGCGAAGGCGAAACGGAGCAGAGCTGA
- a CDS encoding mycothiol transferase, which produces MNSIEILTDLAQRPGQAADALPKLSADQLNDHLGGHPNSVAWLLWHSGREVDVQLTDLTGQPEQWERFRDRFDLGEAGDGFGLGHTPEQAAQIRVENQQLLVDYLKATLNAFTEYLNTLTEADLDEVIDENWTPVVTRGVRLVSIIDDAAQHVGQAAFVAGAFT; this is translated from the coding sequence ATGAACAGCATCGAGATTCTCACCGACCTGGCCCAGCGTCCCGGGCAGGCGGCCGACGCGCTGCCCAAACTCTCCGCAGACCAGCTCAACGACCACCTCGGCGGTCATCCGAATTCGGTGGCCTGGCTGCTGTGGCACAGCGGACGTGAAGTCGACGTCCAGCTGACCGACCTCACGGGACAGCCTGAGCAATGGGAGCGATTCCGGGACCGCTTCGACCTGGGCGAGGCAGGTGACGGCTTCGGTCTCGGGCACACTCCGGAGCAGGCGGCGCAGATCCGTGTCGAGAATCAGCAGCTGCTCGTCGACTATCTCAAGGCCACCTTGAACGCGTTCACCGAATACCTGAATACCCTCACCGAGGCGGACCTCGACGAGGTCATCGACGAGAACTGGACTCCGGTGGTCACTCGCGGCGTCCGTCTGGTCTCGATCATCGACGATGCCGCCCAGCACGTCGGACAGGCGGCGTTCGTCGCCGGGGCGTTCACCTGA